From Pempheris klunzingeri isolate RE-2024b chromosome 16, fPemKlu1.hap1, whole genome shotgun sequence, a single genomic window includes:
- the LOC139215060 gene encoding gastrula zinc finger protein XlCGF57.1-like gives MSALPSDVRKVIVGEEQQDWSPSVEQDPPEPPHIKEEQEEVWTSRQGEQLQGPEEAHITEFPLTPVPVKSEDDEEEAQSSQLHHRHTEHMETEADGEDCGGPEPDRNPHPRGALEAEDQTGDSSDTEVSDGDWGDSREPQSGLKSLKVPVSDINCRTVERSFSCPQCGQRFGRKPHLSAHMRIHTGEKPFSCSFCGKRFSQKGNSISHMRLHTGEKPFSCSVCKKSFRYSGDVSRHMRIHTGKKPISISVATNSNVHTVSESDRGPDPDLSVEIMTHEKHLGPETDIHDGWKKSRELVSGSNDLRSDEGCALDKEPFSCSECGRTFCRRDHLMSHMRTHTGEKPFSCSVCQKRFSCSGNILAHMRIHTGEKPFECSFCGKSFSQKGTLQLHMRIHTGEKPFSCPFCNKRFAHKRRMTLHMSVHTEEKRFSCSACNKRFTWYTQLKTHKCVGESSQLRQSQTQKKVPSQESFGCTECGKTFSLKGNLKTHMRIHTGEKPFSCTVCSKSFKQNVHLTEHMTIHTGEKLYKCSVCGKGFNKKLLVRNHTCV, from the coding sequence ctTTACCTTCAGATGTCCGAAAAGTGATTGTTGGTGAAGAGCAGCAGGACTGGAGCCCCAGTGTGGAGCAGGACCCCCCAGAGCCCCCCCACattaaagaggagcaggaggaggtctgGACCAGTCGGCAGGGAGAGCAGCTTCAAGGGCCGGAGGAGGCTCATATCACCGAGTTCCCACTGACTCCTGTccctgtgaagagtgaagatgatgaagaggaagctcagtcctcacagcttcatcacagacacactgaacacatggagacagaagctgacggagaggactgtggagggCCAGAACCAGACAGGAACCCACATCCACGTGGAGCCTTAGAGGCCGAGGACCAGACTGGAGACTCTTCTGACACTGAAGTCAGTGATGGTGACTGGGGGGACAGCAGGGAGCCTCAGTCAGGTCTGAAGTCTCTGAAGGTTCCCGTTAGTGACATTAATTGTAGAACTGTTGAGAGATCGTTCAGCTGCCCTCAGTGTGGTCAAAGGTTTGGCCGCAAGCCACACCTGAGTGCACACATGAGaattcacacaggagagaaaccatttagcTGCTCCTTCTGTGGTAAAAGATTTTCTCAGAAGGGAAACTCCATCAGTCACATGAGActtcacacaggagagaaaccctTCAGCTGTTCCGTCTGCAAGAAGAGCTTCAGATACAGTGGAGATGTTAGCAGACACATGAGGATCCACACGGGGAAGAAACCGATTTCCATTAGTGTCGCGACCAACAGTAACGTTCACACAGTGTCAGAATCAGACAGGGGCCCAGACCCGGATCTGTCTGTAGAAATAATGACTCATGAAAAACATTTAGGTCCTGAGACTGATATACATGATGGTTGGAAAAAGAGCAGGGAGCTTGTGTCAGGTTCAAATGACCTTAGAAGTGATGAAGGATGTGCTCTTGACAAAGAGCCCTTCAGCTGCTCTGAGTGTGGGAGAACGTTTTGTCGCAGGGATCATCTGATGAGCCACATGAGAACACACACGGGAGAGAAACCTTTTAGCTGTTCAGTTTGTCAGAAACGTTTCAGCTGTAGTGGAAACATCTTGGCACACATGAGaattcacacaggagagaaaccatttgaaTGCTCATTTTGTGGCAAAAGTTTCAGTCAGAAAGGAACTCTGCAGCTACACATGAGaattcacacaggagagaaaccatttagttgCCCATTTTGCAACAAAAGGTTTGCACATAAAAGACGTATGACGCTTCACATGTCAGTCCACACAGAGGAGAAACGCTTCAGCTGCAGTGCTTGTAACAAAAGATTCACCTGGTACACACAGCTCAAAACCCACAAGTGTGTTGGCGAGTCGTCACAGCTTCGGCAGAGTCAGACTCAGAAAAAAGTTCCTTCCCAGGAATCTTTCGGCTGCACAGAGTGTGGTAAAACATTTAGCCTAAAGGGCAATCTAAAGACTCACATGAGaattcacacaggagagaaaccttTCAGCTGCACAGTGTGCAGTAAAAGTTTTAAACAAAACGTACACCTGACGGAGCATATGACCATCCACACGGGAGAAAAACTTTACAAATGCAGCGTTTGTGGCAAAGGATTCAATAAGAAGTTACTTGTCAGAAACCACACTTGTGTTTAA